From a region of the Orcinus orca chromosome 18, mOrcOrc1.1, whole genome shotgun sequence genome:
- the DLEU7 gene encoding leukemia-associated protein 7 gives MASPAPLVASISHQMVALHTLQLLQQEWGWGDGPGAPGSPRDLDHVSAAPERRSDPRLARAGQGRGEEGGGKGARNVGSGARASSPEVEVVRGAEGGAELLPLPRGRGPCTLAQMAMRSALARVVDSTSELVSVEQTLLGPLQQERSIPIHLKDSVEFRNICSHLALQIEGQQFDRDLSAAHQCLKMIVKKLIQSLANLPSDAHMVACASLRQILQNLPDI, from the exons ATGGCTAGCCCCGCGCCCTTAGTGGCCTCCATCAGCCACCAAATGGTGGCTCTGCACACCCTGCAGCTTCTGCagcaggagtggggctggggggatggTCCGGGCGCCCCCGGGAGCCCACGCGACCTGGACCACGTGTCCGCCGCCCCAGAGCGTCGCTCAGACCCACGGCTGGCCCGTGCCGGGCAGGGGCGTGGGGAGGAAGGCGGGGGCAAGGGGGCCAGGAACGTGGGGTCCGGGGCGCGGGCGAGCTCCCCCGAGGTGGAAGTGGTGCGAGGCGCCGAGGGGGGCGCGGAACTGCTGCCCTTACCCCGGGGTCGCGGGCCCTGCACCCTGGCCCAGATGGCGATGCGCAGCGCGCTGGCCCGCGTGGTGGACTCGACCTCGGAGCTGGTCAGCGTGGAGCAGACGCTGCTGGGCCCCCTCCAGCAGGAGCGGTCCATCCCCATCCACCTGAAG GACAGTGTTGAGTTTAGAAACATCTGCAGTCATTTGGCTCTACAGATTGAAGGACAGCAGTTTGACAGAGATTTGAGTGCTGCTCACCAGTGTTTGAAGATGATAGTCAAGAAGCTGATTCAGTCTCTTGCTAATCTTCCTTCGGATGCCCACATGGTAGCCTGTGCTTCCTTGAGACAGATCTTACAGAATCTCCCAGACATCTGA